In one window of Desulforhabdus amnigena DNA:
- a CDS encoding ParB N-terminal domain-containing protein, whose amino-acid sequence MKGFLAAVPLDEVDWEDRTYAIRSFKPFARLESFLEKFGFLDPPRVLHKGPKRYVVVDGFKRFQWAGRNGFESIECMVFPEETDARDLLLMRLEGKLLGAPPNVAEKAQIISKLRKLLPPEQVVREYFPLLQVAAKPEALEEWCRLAEAGDELLEAVACEEIFDRTALELMHWEEDVRLEMLLLFKELRCSASVQMEILERITEVALRQGRKRADVLHDPPVQSIIADPNQNHRRKTQVLRDLLTRLRFPRLQAREEHFERQLQGLSLPKAMRLIHPPTFEGERWQLQLAFSRPKELQEAVEKARDLALSPALESLMFPDTLVE is encoded by the coding sequence ATGAAGGGATTTTTAGCTGCAGTTCCTCTTGATGAAGTGGATTGGGAAGATCGGACTTATGCGATTCGGAGCTTCAAGCCCTTTGCAAGGCTTGAATCCTTTCTGGAAAAATTCGGTTTTCTCGATCCTCCCCGGGTTTTGCATAAAGGGCCGAAGCGATATGTCGTCGTGGATGGATTCAAAAGATTCCAATGGGCCGGGCGAAACGGTTTTGAGAGCATCGAATGCATGGTTTTCCCCGAGGAAACGGATGCGAGGGATCTTTTGCTGATGCGTCTGGAAGGTAAGCTTCTGGGAGCTCCGCCCAATGTTGCCGAAAAGGCTCAGATCATCTCAAAATTGAGAAAATTGCTCCCGCCGGAACAGGTCGTGCGGGAGTATTTTCCTTTGCTTCAGGTGGCCGCCAAACCCGAGGCACTGGAGGAATGGTGCCGGCTGGCCGAAGCGGGAGACGAACTGCTCGAGGCGGTAGCTTGCGAAGAGATTTTTGACCGGACGGCGCTGGAACTGATGCATTGGGAAGAGGATGTGAGACTGGAAATGCTGCTTCTTTTCAAGGAATTGAGATGCAGCGCCAGTGTTCAGATGGAGATCCTCGAACGCATCACGGAGGTCGCTCTGCGCCAGGGGCGGAAAAGGGCCGATGTCCTTCATGATCCCCCGGTGCAAAGCATCATTGCGGACCCCAACCAGAACCATCGCCGGAAAACCCAGGTTTTGCGGGATTTGCTCACCCGGCTGCGTTTCCCCAGGCTTCAGGCGCGTGAAGAACATTTTGAACGGCAGTTGCAGGGGCTGTCTCTTCCTAAGGCCATGCGGCTGATTCACCCCCCCACTTTCGAAGGCGAACGATGGCAGCTCCAACTCGCCTTTTCCCGCCCGAAGGAACTGCAGGAAGCGGTGGAGAAGGCAAGGGATCTTGCTCTTTCCCCCGCACTGGAATCTTTGATGTTTCCAGACACGCTCGTGGAATGA
- a CDS encoding SPL family radical SAM protein: MYVHAPKKILIEAEVAGSPLVKNLRERLPSAEFEIVERISERRDADPEVLEVVAFRGRFIKSCPGTRHYCCCGYRILHFGVQCSLDCTYCFLQAYLNQPNLRLFGNTPDMFRELEEELRTHPRTLYRVGTGEFTDSLLLDPWTGFSRQLVPLFARQPNAVLELKTKTYSVGNLDDLEHGGHTIVGWSLNANEIQRREELRAATIRDRLAAARYCEERGYWLAFHFDPMIDHENWRKGYGETLDRLFDAVDPARIVYMSLGAFRFMPELKPIIQHRHPRSRIPYGEFIRGLDDKMRYFRDIRVELYSFMVERIRRVDPELCLYLCMEGEDIWREAFGFSPEEKGGLPAMLDRAVKERMEVGLHCDEWPLPFICETGRHPS, translated from the coding sequence ATGTACGTACATGCACCGAAAAAGATATTGATTGAAGCCGAAGTGGCCGGCAGCCCCCTGGTCAAGAACCTGCGGGAGCGCCTTCCCTCCGCCGAGTTTGAAATCGTGGAACGCATTTCCGAGAGGCGGGACGCAGACCCCGAAGTTCTTGAAGTGGTTGCGTTCCGCGGCCGTTTCATAAAATCCTGCCCCGGTACCCGTCATTACTGCTGTTGCGGCTATCGCATCCTCCACTTTGGAGTCCAATGCTCTCTCGATTGCACGTACTGCTTCCTACAGGCTTATCTCAACCAGCCCAATCTGCGGCTCTTCGGGAATACCCCCGATATGTTCCGGGAGCTCGAAGAAGAGTTGCGGACTCACCCTCGAACACTCTACCGGGTGGGGACCGGCGAATTCACCGATTCACTGCTCCTGGATCCCTGGACGGGATTTTCCCGGCAATTGGTGCCGCTCTTCGCTCGTCAACCCAATGCGGTTCTGGAACTCAAGACGAAAACGTATTCCGTGGGAAATCTCGACGACCTGGAACACGGGGGGCATACCATCGTCGGTTGGTCTCTCAATGCAAATGAAATCCAGCGCCGTGAGGAACTCAGGGCGGCGACGATCCGCGACCGACTCGCCGCGGCCCGCTATTGTGAGGAGCGTGGATATTGGCTGGCCTTTCATTTTGACCCCATGATCGATCACGAAAACTGGCGCAAAGGGTATGGGGAGACTTTGGACCGCCTTTTCGATGCCGTCGATCCGGCCCGTATTGTCTATATGAGCCTGGGAGCGTTTCGGTTCATGCCGGAATTGAAGCCCATCATCCAGCATAGGCATCCCCGGAGCCGCATTCCTTACGGGGAGTTCATCCGGGGGTTGGACGACAAGATGCGCTATTTCCGCGACATTCGTGTGGAACTCTACTCCTTTATGGTGGAGCGCATCCGGAGGGTAGACCCGGAGCTATGCCTTTATCTCTGCATGGAAGGGGAGGACATCTGGCGGGAGGCCTTCGGGTTTTCCCCCGAAGAAAAAGGCGGATTGCCCGCCATGCTGGACCGGGCCGTGAAAGAGCGCATGGAGGTGGGACTCCATTGCGATGAGTGGCCGCTTCCCTTCATCTGTGAGACGGGTCGGCATCCGTCTTGA